The region CCGGGGTGCTGGCTCTCGCGGGCGTCGAGTTCGACGGCCGGCGCCACGTCCGGGCGGAGCGGGACGAGGCGTGAGCAGGCTGCTGCCGGTACCCGACGGGCTGGACGGGCTGCGCCTCGACGTCGCGATCTCCCGCATGCTGGGCTACTCCCGAACCGCCGCGGCCGACCTCGTCGACGCCGGTGCGGTCACCCTGGACGGCGTGCACGTCGCGCGCAGCGCCAAGGTGCACGCCGGGTCGTGGCTGGAGGTCGAGGAGCCGGCCGCTGCCCCGGCCGCCCCGCCGGAACCGGTCGCCGGCCTCACCGTCCTCTACGACGACGACGATCTCGTCGTGGTCGACAAGCCGGTCGGCGTGGCGGCCCATCCGAGCCCCGGCTGGTCGGGCCCGACGGTCACGCAGGGGCTGGCCGCCATGGGCTACCGCCTCGCGGAGTCCGGTGCAGCCGAGCGGCAGGGCATCGTCCACCGCCTCGACGTCGGGACGACCGGGGCGATGGTCGTGGCGAAGAGCGAGCACGCGTACTCGCTGCTCAAGCGCGCGTTCAAGGAGCGCACCGTCGACAAGCGCTACAGCGCGCTCGTGCAGGGGCACCCCGACCCGACCCGCGGCACGATCGACGCCCCGATCGC is a window of Jatrophihabitans endophyticus DNA encoding:
- a CDS encoding RluA family pseudouridine synthase, with the protein product MSRLLPVPDGLDGLRLDVAISRMLGYSRTAAADLVDAGAVTLDGVHVARSAKVHAGSWLEVEEPAAAPAAPPEPVAGLTVLYDDDDLVVVDKPVGVAAHPSPGWSGPTVTQGLAAMGYRLAESGAAERQGIVHRLDVGTTGAMVVAKSEHAYSLLKRAFKERTVDKRYSALVQGHPDPTRGTIDAPIARHPGSAYKFAVVAGGRPSVTHYETDEAFRAATLLDVHLETGRTHQIRVHMSAVRHPCVGDLTYGADPTLAARLGLTRQWLHARELAFGHPGTGDELRVTSPFPADLARALDVLREESG